Proteins from a single region of Styela clava chromosome 1, kaStyClav1.hap1.2, whole genome shotgun sequence:
- the LOC120340828 gene encoding uncharacterized protein LOC120340828, whose product MGTTYILLCLIPFFSGIHEAHAIVPSTVLPISLDLTEYISTFGGASVVEDADMILQQEVENMESDLSFGMRQLMSTLIGFRAKFLVEVNATAVNHKNLDLLQAYLELDFILFQYLLEDTFCNLHNCENGGECLLKPLDELLTYDEVLHLQSELFETMRKIYKNPIGFWLFLDQFSYVPGKTPNDPQAFQEILPSGDVAIFIALSIGVGAPDMPDPLEMYQYDFSSIFNGETLAILGKIMDIMAHIVSDKNANLEAIAATLVECSCENCFSGSKCENFVTCNNSTTTENSLLAQQQLWGWQGSFYQLGLGK is encoded by the exons atgggaacaACTTACATTTTATTGTGCCTTATTCCTTTTTTTTCTGGAATTCACGAAGCGCATGCAATAGTTCCGTCAACCGTACTACCAATATCGTTAGACTTGACCGAATACATATCAACATTTGGTGGAGCATCTGTTGTCGAAGATGCAGATATGATTCTCCAGCAAGAAGTTGAAAACATGGAGAGTGACCTCAGTTTTGGTATGCGACAATTGATGTCCACCCTCATCGGGTTTCGTGCAAAATTTCTCGTCGAAGTCAACGCAACTGCTGTGAACCACAAGAATTTAG ATTTACTTCAGGCTTACCTTGAACTGGACTTCATactatttcaatatttactAGAAGAtactttttgcaatttgcatAACTGTGAGAATGGTGGAGAATGCCTTCTTAAACCACTGGATGAGCTACTAACGTATGACGAAGTTTTACATCTACAGAGTGAATTGTTTGAAACAATGAGAAAGATTTACAAAAATCCAATTGGATTCTGGCTCTTTCTTGATCAATTTTCTTACGTACCGGGAAAAACACCAAACGATCCACAAGCTTTTCAAGAGATATTGCCATCAGGTGACGTGGCCATTTTTATTGCGTTGTCAATAGGCGTTGGAGCTCCAGACATGCCAGATCCTCTTGAGATGTATCAATACGACTTTTCGTCTATTTTCAATGGGGAGACGTTGGCAATTCTTGGAAAAATAATGGACATTATGGCACATATAGTAAGCGATAAAAACGCGAATCTTGAAGCAATAGCCGCAACTCTTGTGGAGTGCAGTTGTGAAAATTGTTTCTCTGGTTCAAAGTGTGAAAATTTTGTAACGTGCAACAATTCGACAACGACAGAAAATTCACTTCTTGCGCAACAACAACTTTGGGGATGGCAAGGATCTTTTTACCAATTAGGATTAGGTAAATAA
- the LOC120343456 gene encoding voltage-gated delayed rectifier potassium channel KCNH1-like, protein MPAGSKRGLVAPQNTFLENVIRKTNQYETNSSFLLANAQLWGWPIVYANEGFCKSTGYNRSEIMTASCICEFMHRDLTDKDVLQKMKDTLDNNETGKFELLLYDKSGTPMWFLLQVAPIKNDADTTVMYLLIFKDITLIKRPITQDKKEGLSKFNNFVSRMKRNQEIEIEEGKEISAKDIQERNQKISELFNLNPEMLPKYHHESPKTPMGIILHYSSFKMCWDWFILILTFYTAVIVPYNVSFQIKERKAAWLYSDSMVDLIFLIDIVLNFHTTFVGPGGEVISDPKVIRMNYLKSWFVIDLLSCLPYDLVNFFTSNDNGFTDEGISSLFSSLKVSRLLRLGRVARKLDHYIEYGGAMLVLLVCFFGLSGHWLACLWYTIGWQEISRENMTLTSYNWLVQLGKTLDKEYYLYPNGTVGGGPSIQECYIASLYFTMTSLTSVGFGNISANTENEQIFCVIMLIFGALLYATIFGNVTTIIQQMYADTNRYHDMLNSVREFLKLYQIPEGLSDRIMDYIVSTWSMSKGIDTQKVLNYCPKDMKADICVHLNRKVFNEHSSFRLASDSCLRAIAIEFVTTHTAPGDIIYHRGESVDTLCFVVSGSLEVIQDDEVVAILSKGDVFGDTFWLDPTVGQSECHVRALTYCDLHSVKREPLLRVLNFYQSFATSFARKMVLTFNIRKRVIYRKMSDVRREREREFRQANDPDWEGNFPDDHPIRRLFRRFKSRYRDRKAAQENVVREVSPNSDESKASTQNRTTEDSTDKTSATKRNSAAKSTKKRRSAKVTPEGSPISPVSRELGTIEDAEENDTSLTQSNSPLSIQQGRSSSPPSNSAYMIVETENIIKSVNDIRTETQCEFELINDRIGRMEDNLTKILDLLSMQSRNPKQRNVNFNANNNNSLQEDNFSREPQGLNVTQVRCINERKNSQHKLKPRTEVYTYEKPSTRQKMWENDPSDDSNNFKLQSFRLSTDMFGKYENA, encoded by the exons ATGCCTGCCGGATCGAAGCGAGGCCTTGTTGCCCCGCAAAACAcattcttggaaaatgttataAGAAAAACTAATCAGTACGAAACAA ataGCAGTTTCTTACTGGCCAATGCGCAATTATGGGGTTGGCCAATTGTTTATGCAAACGAAGGTTTTTGCAAAAGTACTGGTTACAACCGGTCCGAAATTATGACTGCTTCATGCATCTGCGAATTTATGCACAG AGATCTAACGGACAAGGATGTTTTGCAAAAAATGAAAGATACTCTGGATAACAATGAAACTGGAAAATTTGAATTGCTACTTTACGACAAATCAG GTACGCCGATGTGGTTCCTCTTACAAGTTGCACCGATCAAGAACGACGCAGACACAACAGTAATGTATCTGTTGATATTCAAAGATATAACTCTCATCAAGAGACCAATAACACAAGATAAAAAAG AGGGtctttcaaaatttaacaattttgtaaGTCGGATGAAAAGAaatcaagaaattgaaatagAAGAAGGAAAAGAAATCTCAGCGAAAGATATTCAGGAAcgaaatcaaaaaatttcagaG CTTTTTAACTTGAATCCTGAAATGTTACCGAAATATCATCACGAATCTCCCAAGACTCCGATGGGAATAATTCTTCATTATTCATCATTTAAAATGTGTTGGGATTGGTTTATACTCATATTAACTTTCTACACTGCGGTGATAGTGCCTTACAATGTTTCTTTCCAAATCAAAGAACGTAAAGCAGCTTGGCTTTATTCCGACAGTATGGTG GATTTGATATTTCTCATTGACATTGTCTTAAATTTTCACACAACTTTCGTCGGACCAGGAGGTGAAGTTATATCCGACCCAAAAGTTATTCGAATGAATTATTTAAAGAGTTGGTTTGTAATCGACTTATTATCGTGCCTTCCTTACGAtctagttaattttttcacaTCAAACGATAATGGATTTACTGACGAG ggCATCAGCAGCCTCTTCAGCAGTTTAAAAGTCTCTCGACTTCTGCGATTAGGCAGGGTGGCCAGGAAACTTgatcattatattgaatatggAGGGGCAATGTTGGTACTTCTG GTTTGCTTCTTCGGATTGTCAGGGCATTGGCTTGCTTGCCTGTGGTATACAATCGGTTGGCAAGAAATTTCAAGAGAAAATATGACGTTGACCAGTTATAATTGGCTTGTGCAACTCGGGAAGACTCTTGATAAAGAATATTACTTGTACC CAAATGGTACGGTAGGAGGAGGACCATCGATACAAGAATGTTATATCGCATCGTTATATTTTACTATGACAAGTTTAACATCAGTTGGGTTCGGAAATATATCAGCGAACACAGAAAACGAACAGATATTTTGCGTTATTATGTTAATTTTTGGCG CCTTGTTGTACGCGACTATTTTTGGAAATGTGACAACCATAATTCAGCAGATGTATGCCGATACAAATCGTTATCATGACATGCTCAACAGTGTTAGAGAATTTTTGAAACTTTATCAAATTCCAGAAGGACTCAGCGATCGAATTATGGACTACATTGTGTCCACGTGGTCAATGAGCAAGGGTATTGACACTCAGAAG GTTCTCAATTATTGTCCCAAAGATATGAAAGCGGATATTTGTGTTCATCTCAATAGGAAGGTATTCAATGAGCATTCATCATTCAG ATTGGCAAGTGACAGTTGTCTTCGTGCTATAGCAATAGAATTTGTCACCACGCATACTGCACCAGGCGACATCATTTATCACAGAGGAGAAAGCGTTGATACATTGTGCTTTGTCGTTTCTGGATCGCTGGAAGTTATTCAGGATGATGAAGTAGTCGCCATTCTAA GTAAAGGCGACGTTtttggtgacacattttggctTGATCCAACGGTCGGACAATCAGAATGTCACGTCCGTGCGCTTACTTACTGTGATTTACATTCGGTGAAGAGAGAGCCACTACTTCGAGTTTTGAACTTTTATCAATCATTTGCGACCTCATTCGCTCGAAAAATGGTTCTTACTTTCAACATAAGAAAAAGG GTTATATACCGAAAAATGTCAGATGTGCGCCGGGAAAGAGAGCGAGAATTCCGTCAAGCTAATGATCCAGATTGGGAAGGAAATTTTCCAGACGATCATCCCATTCGACGACTTTTTCGAAG ATTCAAGAGTCGGTACAGAGATCGAAAAGCCGCTCAAGAAAACGTAGTACGTGAAGTTAGTCCGAATTCTGATGAATCAAAAGCTAGCACGCAAAACCGAACTACAGAAGACTCCACTGACAAAACTTCAGCGACTAAAAGAAACAGTGCTGCTAAGTCAACGAAAAAACGGCGATCTGCCAAAGTAACACCAGAGGGCTCGCCGATCAGTCCAGTGTCGCGCGAACTCGGCACGATTGAGGATGCGGAAGAAAATGATACATCGTTAACCCAGAGCAACAGCCCGTTATCAATTCAGCAAGGAAGGTCATCATCGCCACCAAGCAATAGCGCTTACATGATTGTTGAAACAGAAAACATTATCAAAAGTGTTAATGACATCCGGACAGAAACTCAGTGTGAATTCGAACTTATAAACGATAGAATTGGACGAATGGAAGACAATCTAACTAAAATATTGGATCTGCTTTCCATGCAATCACGAAACCCCAAACAACGGAACGTTAATTTTAACGCCAACAATAATAACAGTCTACAAGAAGACAATTTTAGTAGAGAACCACAAGGACTGAATGTTACGCAAGTCAGGTGTATAAATGAACGCAAAAATTCCCAACATAAATTAAAACCAAGAACAGAAGTATACACGTATGAAAAGCCATCAACCAGGCAAAAAATGTGGGAAAACGATCCGAGTGATGATTCGAACAACTTTAAACTGCAGTCCTTTCGTTTGTCAAcagatatgtttggtaaatatGAAAACGCGTGA
- the LOC120343466 gene encoding protein FAM98A-like isoform X1, which yields MSDNTSMIQDILDSLDDLRLSGNIKDEVSLCAVVKNGASSPKYIQLVATAANELALLLQLEERITPDSSNSENFLFEVSSLLSELGCPYSFLTQGDLKSRLKTDHHCLTLLLFLLSELQAAKMDIFNSPSITSNAHTGSEEFKQLKNLCLALDMKKPPDNIDIARFMQGIDNKLKEQISLCPQDHLSTPIIKKKLGPVHWEKLEILKIALQKEYETRRSMLLKRLDVTINSFNWSERAKSNLDNVAKAYQEKRFQLKAESNIAVANLLAARDDISIISKTVSGTARQKCAINKVTMGHVPDRGGRTDEISAPLPEMPSWQKRKDGGQSHQGDQRRGGRGGRGRGNFTEQRPSSGNQGGFRGGRGGHRGGGGDRPSTGGARRGGNWGRGRNYQQSGSFEQMFSHGGQNVSQGGFASGRQDYRS from the exons ATGAGCGACAATACATCAATGATTCAGGATATCTTGGATAGCTTAGATGATTTGAG GTTATCAGGCAATATCAAGGATGAAGTCTCTTTGTGTGCGGTTGTAAAGAATGGTGCTTCATCACCAAAGTACATCCAACTTGTTGCTACTGCTGCAAACGAACTTGCTCTGCTGCTTCAATTAGAAGAGAGAATAACTCCAG ATTCCTCAAACTCggagaattttttatttgaagtcAGCAGTTTGTTGAGTGAACTGGGATGTCCATATTCTTTTCTCACTCAAGGAGACTTGAAATCAAGGTTAAAAACTGATCATCATTGTTTAACTTTACTGT TATTTCTTTTATCTGAACTTCAAGCCGCAAAAATGGATATTTTCAATAGTCCATCTATCACAAGCAAT GCTCATACGGGCAGCGAAGAATTCaagcaattgaaaaatttatgccTTGCCCTTGATATGAAGAAACCTCCCGATAATATTGATATTGCAAGATTCATGCAAGGAATTGATAATAAG TTGAAAGAACAAATATCTTTATGTCCACAAGACCACCTTTCGACGCCAATCATTAAAAAGAAGCTTGGTCCTGTTCACTgggaaaaattagaaattttgaaGATAGCTTTACAAAAAGAATATGAAACAAGGAGATCAATGTTGTTAAAACGATTAGATGTCACCATTAATTCTTTCAACTGGTCCGAAAGAGCCAAG TCCAACCTCGACAACGTTGCTAAAGCTTATCAAGAAAAGCGATTCCAATTGAAAGCGGAGAGTAACATAGCAGTTGCAAATTTATTAGCTGCTAGAGATG ACATATCAATCATAAGCAAGACCGTTTCTGGAACAGCTCGGCAAAAATGTGCTATCAATAAAGTTACAATGGGACAT GTTCCCGATCGTGGTGGCAGAACTGATGAAATCAGTGCACCTTTGCCTGAAATGCCATCTTGGCAGAAAAGAAAAGATGGTGGACAAA GTCATCAAGGAGATCAAAGGCGAGGGGGTCGGGGCGGACGTGGACGTG GGAATTTTACTGAGCAGAGACCTTCAAGTGGAAACCAAGGGGGATTTCGCGGCG GTAGAGGTGGACACAGAGGGGGCGGCGGTGATAGGCCATCAA CTGGTGGGGCCAGAAGAGGAGGAAATTGGGGCCGGGGAAGAAACTATCAACAATCTGGATCATTTGAGCAAATGTTTTCTCACGGCGGCCAAAATGTTTCGCAAGGGGGTTTTGCCTCTGGTAGACAAGATTATCGAAGCTGA
- the LOC120343466 gene encoding protein FAM98A-like isoform X2 encodes MSDNTSMIQDILDSLDDLRLSGNIKDEVSLCAVVKNGASSPKYIQLVATAANELALLLQLEERITPDSSNSENFLFEVSSLLSELGCPYSFLTQGDLKSRLKTDHHCLTLLLFLLSELQAAKMDIFNSPSITSNAHTGSEEFKQLKNLCLALDMKKPPDNIDIARFMQGIDNKLKEQISLCPQDHLSTPIIKKKLGPVHWEKLEILKIALQKEYETRRSMLLKRLDVTINSFNWSERAKSNLDNVAKAYQEKRFQLKAESNIAVANLLAARDDISIISKTVSGTARQKCAINKVTMGHVPDRGGRTDEISAPLPEMPSWQKRKDGGQSHQGDQRRGGRGGRGNFTEQRPSSGNQGGFRGGRGGHRGGGGDRPSTGGARRGGNWGRGRNYQQSGSFEQMFSHGGQNVSQGGFASGRQDYRS; translated from the exons ATGAGCGACAATACATCAATGATTCAGGATATCTTGGATAGCTTAGATGATTTGAG GTTATCAGGCAATATCAAGGATGAAGTCTCTTTGTGTGCGGTTGTAAAGAATGGTGCTTCATCACCAAAGTACATCCAACTTGTTGCTACTGCTGCAAACGAACTTGCTCTGCTGCTTCAATTAGAAGAGAGAATAACTCCAG ATTCCTCAAACTCggagaattttttatttgaagtcAGCAGTTTGTTGAGTGAACTGGGATGTCCATATTCTTTTCTCACTCAAGGAGACTTGAAATCAAGGTTAAAAACTGATCATCATTGTTTAACTTTACTGT TATTTCTTTTATCTGAACTTCAAGCCGCAAAAATGGATATTTTCAATAGTCCATCTATCACAAGCAAT GCTCATACGGGCAGCGAAGAATTCaagcaattgaaaaatttatgccTTGCCCTTGATATGAAGAAACCTCCCGATAATATTGATATTGCAAGATTCATGCAAGGAATTGATAATAAG TTGAAAGAACAAATATCTTTATGTCCACAAGACCACCTTTCGACGCCAATCATTAAAAAGAAGCTTGGTCCTGTTCACTgggaaaaattagaaattttgaaGATAGCTTTACAAAAAGAATATGAAACAAGGAGATCAATGTTGTTAAAACGATTAGATGTCACCATTAATTCTTTCAACTGGTCCGAAAGAGCCAAG TCCAACCTCGACAACGTTGCTAAAGCTTATCAAGAAAAGCGATTCCAATTGAAAGCGGAGAGTAACATAGCAGTTGCAAATTTATTAGCTGCTAGAGATG ACATATCAATCATAAGCAAGACCGTTTCTGGAACAGCTCGGCAAAAATGTGCTATCAATAAAGTTACAATGGGACAT GTTCCCGATCGTGGTGGCAGAACTGATGAAATCAGTGCACCTTTGCCTGAAATGCCATCTTGGCAGAAAAGAAAAGATGGTGGACAAA GTCATCAAGGAGATCAAAGGCGAGGGGGTCGGGGCGGACGTGG GAATTTTACTGAGCAGAGACCTTCAAGTGGAAACCAAGGGGGATTTCGCGGCG GTAGAGGTGGACACAGAGGGGGCGGCGGTGATAGGCCATCAA CTGGTGGGGCCAGAAGAGGAGGAAATTGGGGCCGGGGAAGAAACTATCAACAATCTGGATCATTTGAGCAAATGTTTTCTCACGGCGGCCAAAATGTTTCGCAAGGGGGTTTTGCCTCTGGTAGACAAGATTATCGAAGCTGA